The following nucleotide sequence is from uncultured Campylobacter sp..
TTTATATTATAATGGCTCTTAAAATTTTATTTTAGAAAGGATGAAAATGAAAGAGAGAATCGAGGCGCTGTTCGCGCAAAATCCTAAAATTTCGATCGCGCAGATCTGCAAGGAGCTGGGCGCGAAGGAGATCGACGTGTTGCTAAACCTGCCCGAGCGCTTCGGCAAGAGCGCCGGCGGCGATAAATTCTGCGAGGTCATTAGGGAGCTTGAGAGCTGGGGCGAGGTGCTTTTCGTAAAAAATACGCCGAGCTTCATCATCGAGTTTAAAACCAAGATCCCAAGCGGCAAGAGCGCGCGCGGATATTATAATTTCGGCATGGGCGCAAACGGCGATGAGGCACATGGGCTGGGCATTTTAGCAGGTCATCTAAAGACGGATGAGATCGATAAGATCATCCTCGTGACGCAGACTTTCATGGGGATGCTCTCGAAATTCGTGGGCTTTTACGACAAAGCGGGCGAGAATATCTTTAAAATTTACGTCTCGCGCGACGAGAAAGGACAGCTGCTAGCCGAGCAAGACGCGAAATTTGAGGCGTTAAAAGCCGCGATTTAGCGCTCGCGCAAGGCCCGTCTTGCGTAAAATTTGTCCTTGCGCGGGCATTTAAGCTTGATATCGCCCTTTATACGCGAGATCAAATCCGTAAAATTTTACCGCGAAATAACACTCGCGCGCCTCTATGCGCTCGCACAAGATTAATTTTGCCCTGCTCGCGCATCGCCTGCTTGAGCTTTGAAATTCTACGGGGCGCCAACCAAGGCGCTTTAAGCTAGCCAATAAGCTTTCGGGCAAAATTTTAAATTATAGTTGATGATGAAATTCCAAACTCGCCTCATCGCTATTTGCACTTTAAGGTGTTTGGAATTTCACGAGCCCGGCTCACGCCTACTTTATCTGAAGCGGAATTTTGCCGCTTCAGATAGATATTCTTTTAAATTTTATTTCAACAATTTACTACTAAATTTTCAAAAATTTTATTTATATTGTCTTTGTATTGCGTATCGTCAAATTCCAAATTATTATTAGCAATTTTCCGCCCGGTAATATCTCCAAGCTCCATAAGATACCGCTTGAGCTTCTCTAAAAATTTATCTACGTTTGCCTTTTTATCGGAGCTCCACTCGTCTGAGCTAAAATGAATATACGCAATAATTTTTTTGCTTTTAAGATAATATTTCGGCTGGTAAATTCCCGATTTCGGAAAATATCTCGATACTTCTACGCTCAAACAAAG
It contains:
- a CDS encoding Imm12 family immunity protein, whose product is MKFNINAVIGGADDVPIYMPDIIRAVRQEIKRVFSNFEMESLQKIDICLCLSVEVSRYFPKSGIYQPKYYLKSKKIIAYIHFSSDEWSSDKKANVDKFLEKLKRYLMELGDITGRKIANNNLEFDDTQYKDNINKIFENLVVNC
- the hutX gene encoding heme utilization cystosolic carrier protein HutX, encoding MKERIEALFAQNPKISIAQICKELGAKEIDVLLNLPERFGKSAGGDKFCEVIRELESWGEVLFVKNTPSFIIEFKTKIPSGKSARGYYNFGMGANGDEAHGLGILAGHLKTDEIDKIILVTQTFMGMLSKFVGFYDKAGENIFKIYVSRDEKGQLLAEQDAKFEALKAAI